CCAGCAGGGAGACCAAGCCCCCAAAAGCCCTTCATGATCCACGCAACGAGGACAAAACCTGTCCCCCTTATGGTCCAGACGGAACCCTGGCATGGTGTTGCATGAGTGGATGGATGGCAAGGGGCTAGGGGCTGTGGGGCcaggggctggtggtggccccagggcagaggaagggatgTCATGGCTCGTGGGGCgatgctgggagctgggaacCACAGCCAGAGCTCCTCTGAACTTTGCAACAAgggaaatacaaaagaaaagagagtttCAGGCTGCGCAGACTTTCTAGGGCATATTAAGGGCTCCTCGCTggcttattttctctttcttttgcaaaaccTGTAATGTTTACGATACCCCGCCTggccccagctccctgcaggcagctgccctcCTCTGCTTGGCTTTGCCTTTCAGCCCTGGCAGCCCCACcgctctgctgctgggaaacagctcgggagcagagctgggagaacaTCCATCATCACCCTGCGCTCCTCCGCTGCCCGGCTGGCTGCTCCGGGCACGGCCATGGAGGAAATGGTGCCTTTCCTGTCCTGCAAGGAGCGTTGAGATTTTCAcatatttcctttcccaaactggtctggaaaacagaaagttgGGGAAAGTTTGGGAACTTTTCTTCAGCTCAGTCAGGAAAGGTTGTTCTGGGAACACAGCTTTGCATTTCAACCTTTTCCCTTTGGTTAACCTCTACAACACATAATGCAGCCACATCTCAAAAGGGTTTGCCTCCCATCTAAAAAAAactggaaacttttttttctctcagtgctCTTTTTCTCGAGTCAGGAAATGTTTTGGAGCCGTTTCCCACCAACAGGTTTGGTTTTGATAAATctgcattatatttttttggtggaaggggaggaaaaaaaacctgaagagcAGCTGCctggtgctgtgggtgctgccagCACTGGTAGCATCTTCCCATTCCCACCGATCTTCCCACCGCAGGGATATATGGTGGTGAGCACCCAAAATACACCAACCGAGAAGCTCTAATTCCCACTTAACATCCCAGCGGAGATGACTTCATCGAGGCTGTGTGTTCTCGGGCACGTGGCGATGTTCCCTCTGCTCCGGTGAGCTCCGGGTGAGGACGGCTCAGGCTGTCCTGGAGCTGTCGCTGGTGTGTCCTGCTCgcccctggctctgctgcagctttggCCTCGGGAGCTGCGTACAGCAGGGCCGGGCTGGCACATGCTGTTTTAATCTTTGGGTGATGTCATTGAGTGCTCCATAACGCCGTAAAGAAACCAGAACGCCTATAAACCTGGCCAGTGAACCTCCAGAAGAACACACACACGCAGGGGTGAGCACATGGATACACACGGATAAACACAGACACGGATACATGCGCACGTACGTGCTCATGGACATGCACACACCtagagaaccatagaatccctaggttggaaaagatcttagagatcatcaagtccaaccatacctgtccaccactaaaccctGAGCAATGAACATGCATGAATATGCGCACGCGTGCACGGATATAGCTGCACATGTGCATGGATGCACACACGTGCACCCCCATGGGTGCATACACACAGACATGGATGCATGTGTATATGCACATGTGGATGCTCATGGATGCACACATGGATACACAAGCAGACTCGTGCACATGCAGATACATAAAAAGGGACACACGCACAGGCAGACTCATGCAGAGATGCCCACACGTGGCTccacgcacgcacacacactcAGATGCATGCACACGGATACCcaggaacacacacacacacacagagaaatgcatGGATATACACAGTGATGGATAAGACGCATGGATACACGCATGCTCGCAGATGCATACACAcaaatgcatgcacacacagatgTGCACACAGGCATGGATGCACACACACGTATTTTCATGCCAGCCTGACCCTCTCCCCAGTGTGCAGCGCAGTGAAAGCCTCGGTGCAGGAAGGACAGAGCAGGTGTGCACGGTGCACACACTGCCCAGGTGGCACTCACACGTGTCACAGCAGAGGGAACCTGGGGGAATCGACTGCCCCACATCCCAGGGGAACACAGAGCACCTGCCCATAAAGCCCCAGTGGATCTAGTGGTGCCTCCCCCTCTCCATGCCCCCCAGCCATCCCAGGAAAGCCGGCAGGATGGGGCTGTCAAATTTTACATATACCTGTCAAATACCTTTTCCATATTTCTGCTGTAACGACCTGCTAAGAGCCCCTCGCTCCTCCTCCCCCGTCCAAAACCATCAGGCCTCGAGCTTTGGAGAGATTAAGTCATAAAATCGGAAGGGGCTGTATGGTAACAGCCCCGGCCTGAGCCATAACAGCGGTGAAATCATCCGCAAACTATTTCAGCCCCGTCCATTTCCATTCCCACGTCACACCTGAGCCACCGGCAggcagtgaaataaaatgctggtGGATGATTTCCTGGCCCCAGCTCGGCCATACGGAgctgggggcagggaagggagggagtgTTACAAATATAAAGGCTCTCCCAGTACAAAGGGCTGAATGTCTTTGCCTGGCCCCAGTGTCCAAGTGGAGCAGGATGTGTCCCAGCTGGGTGGAGGGACCGCTGAGCTCCAGTGAGCATGCCTGGAGCAGCCATCCCATCCACCCaatcctgtcccatcccatctcatcccatcccattccattccatcccaGCCCATccatccaatcccatcccatcccatcccatcccatcccatcccatcccatcccatcccatcccatcccatccccagctGGCTTTTCTGACCTGTGGTTTGCATTCACTGACCTCGAGCGGAGCAAACCCACACAGACAAACAGCCAAGGCCAAGTGAAACTGGGAGACAGCAGATTTAGCATCAAATTGAATGCAGCTCATTAGCAGGGTGGTTAAAGCTCGTCAAGGAGCCAGCACCCCTCCCAGGGTCTGCCTAGCCCTCTGCTCTCCCGATGGAGCTGGACCAGCCCCGGTGCCGGCCAGCCCAGCCAAACCCTGGCTTTGGGGAGGTCCAAACCCTCCCTGGTCGGGGCTAAAtgtggctctgcagctgcaatGCCATGGAAAGGCGCCTGCCCAAACCGCTGCCGGCTGGGTACCATCCCCACACTGCCTGCCCggaggagaacctggaggacAAGCCCTGGTTTGGGACACTTCTTGATTCATTTAACATCAAAACAGGGAGTTTAGGTGAAAAAGGTTGTGCACAACGCTGAGCGATGGGAGGAGGCAGCAACCCGCAGGGCTTGGCCAGATCCCAAGGTCTGGCGTGAGTCCTGCCTCCCGTTATCTGACACAAACTCACagtcctgttttcttcctctctccttttccttctttcccatttccccaTGACCTGGGGTAGGGCTGGCCAGTGAGACGAGGCAGCCGTGCATTGTTCACGGCCTCGATTGCAATTAGgctttattattaataaaaacacCCTGGGCTGAGTTAGGCAGGAGGGTTGGCAGGGCCCTGCCTGCTTTTGTGTCGAAGCAAGCCAGGGCTTTACTGGTGGTGTTGATGCAGATCCAGGCAGCTGAAATCTGGCCCCAGGTCTCAGTGATCTGGTCCCAGGGCTGGGTGGGCACAGCAGGACCCTGAAAATCACCCTGGCCCCACTCGGCGCTTTCTCAGCGATGCATCAGCCATGGTTTCAACATGATGAAGCATCTCTGATGCATTCATGGATGGGAGCGACCATCCATCACCCTGCGGTTTGCAGTGTGGTACCCGTTCCTGCCCCATGGCAGCATCCTTGGGTACGAAGCAAAGAGACCCCTCACTCCCCACAGCAAAGCTACATTTTCAACAGTTTTGTGCAAGCTCCCGCTGTTCCCAGGATGCTGCCGGTGCCGGCGAGCACTGGGGCACGCCGGACCCAAATTGCTCCAGAGTAAGGAACCGCAGCCAAGAACCCCCCCAAGGATTTCTAGCCGTCCTCTGAGATCAGAGGCGAGCTGGCACAGCCTGAGCCgcagggaaagaagggaatttctgctgcaaaaaaaatgacttAACGCTTCCTCCGTGATGTGCTGTGCTGCCGGCTTCCCCCGGCACTGCAGGGCAGCTGGGCGAGGGCCGGCATGCGCATCGCTCCTTTGAAGCGCAGGATGTGATCGCATCCTTGCCTGGAAGGTACCTGGAAGCTGGGGGCTGGAAAAGAAGTCAGGACTTTCTTCCCCCTCGCCTCGTCTCCTTCCTCCCAGGCCGCTTTGGGGAGCGGGATGGAGCCTACAGTCGGCTGCTTCCTTTCATAGTCATCGGCGGCACAGGATGCTTCTCATTTGgtgttgtgtttgtttgctgCGGCGCGGGTTCTGGCACCCACCGGGCGCCCGCCAGCCCTCCCGTGTAGGTAGTGAGGTCATTTTTCCATGTATTCCCCCTTTTTACATACTGTATATGGAAAGACAATGAAGCGCCTTTTTGGCACCGAATGGGAACACGTCGCCAGCCCCCAAAGTGTTCCCGTTTATTAGCGCTCCACattaaacaacaaataaaaagtgAGTCAAGATTTAGTCCTGTTAACACTAATGTGAATTTAATTTGGGAGAAGCTTGAAAATTAATGTCATTTGTTAAATCTCCATTTCCCCTAAAAGGCAATTCTTtgccaacaacaacaacaaaaaaactctTCCTctgttcaattattttttatttaaatagccTTTTTTGGCGATATCAGCCTGGTTTAAATCACTCGGCGCTCAAGGAACGGATGCCACCGGGGTTTTATGCAACAGATTGTCGCTTCTCCTTATAAattgagcaaaaaaaaagactgtaaatCATAATGTGATTCATGGGGAAGGGGATGAAGCTCTGGCAAAACACCGGCGGCTCCAGGCATGGTGATGGCTCGGCAAGACCTGCCGGCTGCCGGAGCTGGGAAAGAGCCCATGAGGGCCAGGAGGTGAAAGGGGTCCGGCATAGGGAGGGGGTTCTTCCAGCTCTGAGCACTGGAGCGAAGGCATTGGAGCACCTGGGCTGTATTTTTGGAGGGTTTCACAGGAAAACGGGGTGAGCCGTGGGGACCGCGCACCGATGCGCTGGCAGAATAACCACACCAAGGCTGGTTTCCGAGAAGGTTATCTCATGGTTTATTATGCTTTAATCgaacagctgcttttcctgcagatCACATTGTGGggtggccaccagcatcccaTCCCACTGCCGGAGCCGCCGTCCTGTCCCGAGACGAGCCTTGCTTATGGAGCCCAAGGCGGCTGATGGGGCGGGCAGGCGGCAGCCTGGAAATTAATACATTTGCCAGGTTGTCAAAACATTAATCAACGGATCTGAAAATCTGGAAACGGTTGGGACAACATGTATTTGCGGAAAAAATGTGTTCACACAACAAGCACACAAGATGGGAACAATTATATGAAGATGTTTTAATAATTAACCAGTATAAAACAGTTTGCTCTCCATACAGTTCTAGACAATAAAAGTGTTTGCAGtcgtatttttcttttgtacaaaATTCCAGTCAATTGTTCCACAATATTTACATTGTCATTCCCTTTTCACAAAATATCTCCttattccccctcccccccttttttcccccaaatccagcTTTGCTACATAAATGCTTTAGATCTCATGGATACCCCTcgatttcttttaaaaaagtctaataaaaaaaacccaaaacaccccaaagaCATTAAATaccattttatatataaaaatgcttagtaaaaatatagttttgttgcccaattaaaatatattgctgAGAATACAGTAAAACCTGCCCTAAAGGCCACCCCAGAGAGGTGCCGACTCTTTAATGGCCCCAACAAAGTCTTCCTAAAAGCTTCCCCCCAGCTCTCAAATTCTCCTGGATTAAATACTGAGGGCAGGTCGTTTCGGCTCATCCTGGTGGTGGTTGTTTTGGGCAGGATTTACTGGAGTTGGCTTAAAAAAATGCCCTCTCTGAGCTGATGGGAGCTACAGCTACGCCCTGCCGAGGGCTGGAGCGGGGAGCGCGGCAGGCAGGCTAGCGCTTGGGAAAGGCGTCTATCTGTGTTATATAGTGATATGGTATATCAGTGAGTTCAGCATGGTTTtttgctctaaaaaaaaaacccaaaaaaaagaaacaaataaaagaaagcaatgcaTTTAATGAGATATTCTAAATATTATGGAGCTCGTGGTTAAAGGAGgatggctttttttgtttctaacaGAGAGCTGGGGCTCTCCCGCTGAGAGCATCGAATGATGGGGCCAACCTAACCGGTGATGCAGGGGCTATAGTAGACAGCGCTGCTGGCATCGGACAAGGCAGATATCAAGCTGCTCTCCTCGCAGGAGATGCTTCTAGGAGTCACTTTGGACAGGGAAACATGGTAAGGGAGTCCCGAGGCTTCGGGACGAGTCCTGCTCATGTTCAAATACTGGTCAAACTCATTGCGGTCAACGTCTGTCCACAGCTCGGTTTGGTTCAAGTGATCCATACTCTCCATGTGGTGGGCTTCAGGTGGGGGCGAGAGCTGGCCCAGGTGGGCGGAAAGCCCATTCTGAGTTCCTGAGCACATCTGGTTGTAGTATATGCTGGAAGGATGGGGAGTCCTCATAGCATCGGCCAAGTGCGAGGGGGTCTGCGCGTAGGGCACCGCCACGTCCCGCCCCATGCACTTCTCCTGGGGAAACTCCAtctggtgatggtggtggtagCCACGAAAGGGCATCATGTTGCAGTCATCCTGCATGTGTGGAGGGAAAAATGCCGGCTCGGTCTGTTCCAAGACATCCAAGGGAGACATCTCAGGAGTTGGCAAGCCATAGTTTTCAATATCCGACCCCATGGAGTGGAGTTCTCTGAAGTGGTTAAGTGGGGGAGGCTGGGGGTGGCCCGGCTGGCTGCCGCCATGGTGACTCATGCTGAAGTTGTCACTGCAAGGCTGGGAAAGGTTATGCAGGAGGATATTGGGTTCCATCCTCTTGATTTTCTTGGcttgcttctttctccttggGCGGTACTTGTAGTTGGGGTGATCCTGGAGATGCTGGATTCGCAGCCGCTCTGCCTCTTCCACAAAGGGACGCTTGTCGCTAGCGCTCAGTGCTTTCCATGACTGacctggaagagaaaaacaaagctctgTGACACCGGTTTGGCCACCTGGTGCTGGCCGGGGAGTGGGGACACCCAGGGAGAGGCAACCCTTCGGGTGGGAAGGACTCTCTCGGTGGTTTGGCACCTGAGCAGAGTCGTGCTGGTGCACAGACAGGCTGGGAAATGGGAGCCCAAGCAgggctgtgccagtgccaggCTCAGGCTGTGCCCAGCACTTTGGGAGAGTGGGCATGCAAAGCCTTGCGGGAGGCTGCAGGAACCTCTCTTCCAGGACAGGGGATTCTGTCTCCTGCTGCCCTTCAGCACAGCCTGGTCCCTGGGGTGACTGAATCCCTGCCTCCCACATCCACTGCCTGCTCTTCTGCAGTCCCATTTACCCATCCTCAAACCCTGCACCCTGCAGCCCCGTATCCTGAATCCCACGTCCCCGCACCCCACAGCTCCATGTCTCCGCATCCTGCTGCTTGTCCGGCCATATCCTGCTTCCCGTAGTCCCGCATCCTGCAGCTCCAACTACCCATATCCTGCTTCCCGTGTTCCCACATCCCGCATCCTACAGTCATGTATCCCGCATCCTGCAGCCCTGTATTCCCAtatcctgcagccctgcagctgtgtaGCCCGTGGCCCTGGATCTCTGCACCTCACAGCCCTGCTTCCCTGCATCTTGCAAACATGCAGCTCTGTTTCCTCACATCCCACAACCCACATCCCCACATTCCCACATCCCCTAACACTATATCCCACACCTTTCTAGTGCTGCACCTCACAGCCTCTGATCCCATGGCCCTGCATCCTTGCAGCCTGCATCCCTTCATCCCGCATCCCTACAGCTCACATCCCGCAGCACCCTGCCACTGCCACCCTGCATCCTGCAGTGCCCCATCTTTGTAAACCAGCTCCTTCAGCCCCGTATCCTCACactctgcctcctgcagccctgcacaTTTGCAGCCTGCTTCCCTCAGTCCTGTACCTTTGCAGCCTGGCTACCACAGTCCCGCGTCCTTGCAGTGCACATCCCAATATGCTGTACACCTTCACCCCACACTCCCAGTCCTGTATCTCTGCATCCCAACACCCCACGCTCCCACAATCCCTATCCCCAGCACCATATCCCAGCATTCTGCTGCCCTGTATTCCTGCAACTCACATTGCCAGCCCTGTACCCTTCGCAGCCCACATCTCCAGCCCTGTAACCCTGCATCTTGTTGTCCCACATCCCTGAAACCCACATCCTCAGACCTGTACCCCTGTATCCTACTGCCCTGGACTCCCGCAGCCAGCACCCATAGCTCCATATCGCTGTATCTTGCAGCCCGCATACCCAGCTCTGTACCCCAGCATTCTCAGTCTCCTACCCCTGCATCCTCAGCTCTGCAACCtggcatccctgcatcctcaGCTCCATGCATCCCGCAGCCCTATACTGCTGTAGCTCACATCCCCAACTCTGTACTCAGGCATCCCCAAGCCCTGTAGCCTCAcatccccagccccatagccccacatccctgcatccccagctcTGCACCTCATATCCCTGCCTCCTCAGCTCTATATCCCTGAATCCCTCAGCCCTGTACTCTTGCATCTCGCATCTCCAGCCCTGCACTCCTGCAGCCCCAACCCCTACTGCCAaatccctgcatccccagccccacaccccTGTACCTCTATACCATCAGCCCCGTAACCCCAAATCCCTGCATCTCCACTCCTGCACTCCTGCATCCCCAGCCCCATATCCCTGTACCCTGTATCCTTAGCCCCGTAAGCCAAATTCCTGCATCCCCAGCCCTGTACCCCTGTATCTCTACATCCCCACCCCATAACCtcgcatccctgcatccccactCCTGCATCTCTGCATCCCCAACCCTGTACCCCTGTATCCCCAGTGACGCAACCCCACAGCCTCAGCTGTATCTCTACATCTCCAGCTCTGTACTCCCAAATCCCTACATTCTCAGCCCCGTAACCCTGTATCTCTACATCCCCAGCTCTGTACTCCCAAATCCCCacatccccagctctgttctcctAAATCCCTACATCCCCAGCCCCGTACCTTGTACTCCTACATCCTCAGCCCCGTAACCCTGTATCTCTACATCCCCAGACCCGTACCCCTGTACCCCTACATCCCCAGCCCCGTACCCCTGTATCCCTATATCCCCAGCCCCGTACCCTGTACCCCCACATCCCCAGCCCCGTACCCCTGTACCCCCAGCCCCGCAGTCCCCAGTCCCCGCTCCCCCAGCCCCGTACCCCCTCCCCGCTCACCCAGCATCTTGCTGAGCACGGCGTTGTGCAGGTCGGGGTTCTGCTGCGCCAGCCTCTTGCGCTCATCCTTCGCCCAGACCATGAAGGCGTTCATGGGCCGGCGGATCCGCGAGTCCTCGCCAGCCTTGCCCTCGGCTCGGCCCGCCGGGGGGCTGTATCCATAGCCGGGCTCGGGGCTGGGCGAGCGGCTGGGGGCCGCGCCGGGGGCCGCGGCGGGGGCGGCTCCGGCGGGGCCGAAGGCGAAGCCGGGCTCGGGGCTGGGCGAGCGGCTGGCGGGGGAGGCGGCGCCCGGGGGGCGAGGGAAGGCGAGCCCGGGCTCAGCGGCGCCCGTGCCCCATGAACAG
Above is a genomic segment from Cuculus canorus isolate bCucCan1 chromosome 16, bCucCan1.pri, whole genome shotgun sequence containing:
- the SOX18 gene encoding transcription factor SOX-18, whose protein sequence is MNISESSYCREEISQPRGDCSWGTGAAEPGLAFPRPPGAASPASRSPSPEPGFAFGPAGAAPAAAPGAAPSRSPSPEPGYGYSPPAGRAEGKAGEDSRIRRPMNAFMVWAKDERKRLAQQNPDLHNAVLSKMLGQSWKALSASDKRPFVEEAERLRIQHLQDHPNYKYRPRRKKQAKKIKRMEPNILLHNLSQPCSDNFSMSHHGGSQPGHPQPPPLNHFRELHSMGSDIENYGLPTPEMSPLDVLEQTEPAFFPPHMQDDCNMMPFRGYHHHHQMEFPQEKCMGRDVAVPYAQTPSHLADAMRTPHPSSIYYNQMCSGTQNGLSAHLGQLSPPPEAHHMESMDHLNQTELWTDVDRNEFDQYLNMSRTRPEASGLPYHVSLSKVTPRSISCEESSLISALSDASSAVYYSPCITG